From Acipenser ruthenus chromosome 23, fAciRut3.2 maternal haplotype, whole genome shotgun sequence, the proteins below share one genomic window:
- the LOC117412913 gene encoding terminal nucleotidyltransferase 5A-like, producing MSSGAVSEQSRRFSVLSWPQVQRLDSILGETVPIHGRGNFPTLSVQPRQIVQVVRNRLQEKGIVVRDVKLNGSAASHALHQDGGLGYKDLDLIFGLELPTDKEFRLVKDVVLDCLLDFLPAGVNKDRITPLTLKEVYVQKLVKVCNDTDRWSLISLSNNTGKNVELKFVDSLRRQFEFSVDSFQISLDSLLLFDKCSQTPMSESFHPTVLGESMYGDFEEALDHLRNKIIATRSPEEIRGGGLLKYCDLRVRGFRPRSEAEMKSLQRYMCSRFFIDFPDISEQQRKLEAYLQNHFMGMEHKRYDCLVTLHSVVDESTVCLMGHERRQTLNLIATLALRALAEQNAIPTVTNVTCYYQPAPYVRDRNFNNYYIAHLQPCRNTYRTWLPCN from the exons ATGTCCTCCGGTGCTGTGTCGGAGCAGAGCAGGCGGTTCAGCGTGCTGTCTTGGCCGCAGGTGCAGCGGTTGGACTCGATTCTCGGGGAGACTGTTCCTATTCACGGTCGGGGTAATTTCCCCACACTCTCTGTCCAGCCCAGGCAAATTGTGCAG GTGGTGCGTAACCGTCTGCAGGAGAAAGGGATTGTGGTCCGGGATGTGAAGCTGAACGGCTCTGCGGCGAGCCACGCTCTGCACCAGGATGGTGGACTGGGCTACAAGGATCTTGACCTGATCTTCGGCCTGGAGCTGCCGACCGACAAGGAGTTCCGGCTGGTGAAGGACGTGGTCCTGGATTGCCTGCTGGACTTCCTCCCAGCTGGCGTCAACAAGGACCGCATCACGCCCCTGACCCTGAAGGAGGTTTACGTGCAGAAACTGGTGAAGGTGTGCAACGACACGGACCGCTGGAGCCTCATCTCGCTCTCCAACAACACGGGTAAGAACGTGGAGCTCAAATTCGTGGACTCCCTGCGCCGGCAGTTTGAGTTCAGCGTGGACTCCTTCCAGATCTCCCTGGACTCCCTCCTGCTGTTTGACAAGTGCTCCCAGACTCCCATGTCCGAGAGCTTCCACCCCACCGTACTGGGGGAGAGCATGTACGGGGACTTCGAGGAGGCCCTGGACCACCTGCGCAACAAGATCATTGCTACTCGCAGCCCGGAGGAGATCCGAGGAGGGGGGCTGCTCAAGTACTGCGACCTGCGGGTGAGGGGCTTCCGGCCCCGCTCCGAGGCGGAGATGAAATCCCTCCAGCGGTACATGTGCTCGCGCTTTTTCATAGACTTCCCGGACATCTCGGAGCAGCAGCGCAAGCTGGAGGCTTACCTGCAGAACCACTTCATGGGCATGGAACACAAGCGCTACGACTGCCTTGTGACTCTGCACAGCGTGGTCGACGAGAGCACGGTGTGCCTCATGGGCCACGAGCGGCGACAGACTCTGAACCTCATTGCCACGCTGGCCCTCCGTGCCCTGGCTGAGCAGAACGCTATCCCCACCGTGACCAACGTCACATGTTACTACCAGCCGGCGCCTTATGTCAGGGACAGAAACTTCAACAACTACTACATTGCACACCTGCAGCCCTGCAGGAACACATACCGGACTTGGTTGCCTTGTAACTAA